From the Methanobacterium sp. BAmetb5 genome, the window AAACAGATATGCTCGAGCCATATTTGGTTTTGGCTGGGGATTTTTCTACGGGTGGATAACCAATATCTCCATGCTACCCTTCCTTAGTAGCATCTCCACAGCCAGCGTAGTCGGTGTTTACGCTGCCAGCTTCCCGTTCGACCTGGTACACGCCGTTACCAATACAGTTCTCCTGTTCTTATTCTACGGCCTGTTTGAACGGATATTTAAAAGGGCAAAGCAAAGATTCATCAATCCCCCAAAAGGTAAAAACACACCCTGCACCGGGTGAATAAAATATCACCTACTCCTTTTTTGAAACACAGCTAAAACATTGGAAGTAGGAAGTAAAATAAAATAAATAAGGAGAATTGATTTGAAAGTTAAAAAGGGTAACCCTGACAGGTTAAATAACGTAAATCGTTTAATTCACGAGACCAATACTGGAGAAAAAGTGTGGCAATACAGTAAATCCATTGTTATCCATTTACCTGATAAAAGGAATGTTTTGACTGCTTCCTGGATTAACGGGGGCTACCGGAAAGATATTCAATCCCTGTTCAACCATCAACTGAATCAGGAGGAGATTGATTACTTAGAAGAGGGCAGTGTTCCTGGATTTATGAAGAACTTGGCTGAGAATCTGGGTCTGGATCCAGAGAGGACTTCTGGTTTTTTAACTGTGGCTGATATGGATAACGTGGCCATAGTAACTGAAAGGTTCCGTGAGATAGAAGTTACTTCAATTGTGACTGCAGGAATTGAAGTCAACGGTGGGCGGGCCGGAGATGATGCATCCTACTATGAATTAAATGGGAACTATGAATTCCGGGTGGGTACCATCAACACCATCCTCCTGATAAACTCCCATCTTTCACAAAGCACACTGTTAAGAGCAGTAATGACAGCCGTGGAGGCCAAAGCAGTGGCTCTCCAGGAACTCATGGCCCCCAGCCAGTACTCGGACGGTGTGGCCACTGGTTCTGGAACAGACAATATTGCCGTAGTATCCAACCTGTCCAGTGAGAACCTACTAACCACTGCGGGTAAGCATTCTAAACTGGGAGAACTAATTGGAAAGGCCATAATTAAAGCCACCAAAAGAGCTTTATCCCAGCAAAGCAATTTGAACCCTAATTCGCAGTGTGACATGCTGGTAAGGTTGGATCGTTTCAAAGTTCAGGCCAATGACTATTGGGAGCACGTAAGGAGGGTTTACCAGAAAGATAACAAGGCACAATTCATGCCCCAACTCTATGAATTTTCCAAAAATCCCCGAGTGGTGTCCCTGGTTGCCTCCCTACTGCACACCGTAGATGAAATAAATTGGGGACTGATCAACGAAGACCAAGGTAAAAAGACAGCGCTCCATATAACGAAGACGTTGCCTTTACTGTTGAATATAGAAAAACAGCCAGATTACAGTGCACTGCTGAATGAGGATGATTCAATTATTCAAAATTGGATTAAAGTTAGTTCATGGTGTATTATTTCTTTAAACGAAAGATGAATGGTTAATTATGTTATAAAAGATTAAGGATAAAGTTTCTAAAAAAGAGATCATACTTAACAAATTAAAACTAGTTTTATTTTTAAAAAAATAAAAATGGGGAAGGATTATTTTCCCTTAAAAGTTCCTCTAAAGTACCCTAATCCCACCAGACAAACCAGGGCAATAACCCCAACTATGGCTGCTATGGGAAGACCTGATTCTGATGTTCCTGATGAGGAACTCTGCTGGGAAACCTCGTAGGCTTTGCCTTCTCCTTCTTCACCGGGACTGGCACTTTCCTCTGTAGACTGTTCTCCCACTCCACCAGCACTTCCACTACTCTCGGATGCCGCCTGAGCAGTAGTATCTCCAGATTGGGCTGGAGAAGATTGAGGCTGTGATTGGCTGGGGGCAAATCCTGAGTTTCCAGTTGTTTTGTAT encodes:
- a CDS encoding adenosylcobinamide amidohydrolase — translated: MKVKKGNPDRLNNVNRLIHETNTGEKVWQYSKSIVIHLPDKRNVLTASWINGGYRKDIQSLFNHQLNQEEIDYLEEGSVPGFMKNLAENLGLDPERTSGFLTVADMDNVAIVTERFREIEVTSIVTAGIEVNGGRAGDDASYYELNGNYEFRVGTINTILLINSHLSQSTLLRAVMTAVEAKAVALQELMAPSQYSDGVATGSGTDNIAVVSNLSSENLLTTAGKHSKLGELIGKAIIKATKRALSQQSNLNPNSQCDMLVRLDRFKVQANDYWEHVRRVYQKDNKAQFMPQLYEFSKNPRVVSLVASLLHTVDEINWGLINEDQGKKTALHITKTLPLLLNIEKQPDYSALLNEDDSIIQNWIKVSSWCIISLNER